Proteins from a genomic interval of Bradyrhizobium sp. CCGB01:
- a CDS encoding NUDIX hydrolase, with amino-acid sequence MPETSASRPASTILLLRDGAKEVEIFMMVRHHQIEFNSGALVFPGGSVDAGDQEIVKRSDLYSGGEGLSEADRGFRIAAIRETFEESGILLARSKDSNTPIDARRAGEIADSHRVALNEHKVSFLSILADNGLQLALDTLVPYAHWITPEGMPKRFDTWFFLAAAPSDQLGAHDGRESTDSIWLSAREAVEGGESGRFKLPFPTTRNLIRLAKQGSVKAALDHAKGMSIVTVMPVMTKTDTGRQLRIPREAGYDGEVFEVGAVG; translated from the coding sequence ATGCCCGAGACATCAGCATCACGCCCGGCCTCGACGATCCTCCTGCTCCGTGACGGCGCCAAGGAGGTCGAGATCTTCATGATGGTCCGCCATCATCAGATCGAGTTCAACTCGGGCGCGCTGGTGTTTCCCGGCGGCAGCGTCGACGCCGGCGATCAGGAGATCGTCAAGCGATCCGACCTGTATTCGGGCGGCGAAGGCCTGAGTGAAGCGGACCGCGGTTTTCGGATCGCCGCGATCCGCGAGACCTTTGAGGAGAGCGGCATTTTGCTGGCGCGCTCGAAGGACTCGAACACGCCGATCGATGCCAGGCGCGCCGGCGAGATCGCAGATAGCCATCGCGTCGCGCTCAACGAGCACAAGGTCAGCTTCCTGAGCATTTTGGCCGACAATGGCCTCCAGCTCGCGCTCGACACGCTGGTGCCTTACGCGCACTGGATCACGCCGGAGGGCATGCCGAAGCGGTTCGACACCTGGTTCTTCCTTGCGGCCGCGCCGTCCGACCAGCTCGGTGCTCACGACGGTCGTGAGTCCACCGACTCGATCTGGCTGTCGGCGCGCGAAGCCGTGGAGGGCGGCGAGAGCGGCCGCTTCAAGCTGCCGTTTCCGACCACGCGCAATCTGATCCGGCTCGCCAAGCAGGGCAGCGTGAAGGCCGCGCTCGACCATGCCAAGGGCATGTCGATCGTCACGGTGATGCCGGTCATGACCAAGACCGACACCGGCCGCCAGCTCCGCATCCCCCGCGAGGCCGGCTATGACGGCGAGGTGTTCGAGGTCGGCGCGGTCGGCTAG
- a CDS encoding dihydrodipicolinate synthase family protein, protein MKLTADAKGTFAIAPTPFHDDGRIDERSIDRLTDFYEEVGCDGVTVLGILGEAPKLDAAEAEQVAVRYVKRAKKMQVIVGVSAPGFATMRSLAKASMDAGAAGVMIAPPPSLRTDDQIIGYFKQAAEAIGPDIPWVLQDYPLTLTVVFTPAVIRKIVMDNPNCVMLKHEDWPGLEKISTLRGFQKDGSLRPLSILCGNGGTFLDFEMERGADGAMTGYAFPELLIDVVNLSKAGKRDAAHDIFDAHLPLIRYEQQPGVGLTVRKYVLQKRGIIASSAQRKPGATMTATAKAEVDYLLSRVARFDKRANLGPQSSAAG, encoded by the coding sequence ATGAAACTTACCGCCGACGCCAAGGGCACCTTCGCAATCGCGCCGACGCCGTTCCACGACGATGGCCGGATCGACGAGCGCTCGATCGACCGCCTGACCGATTTCTACGAGGAGGTCGGCTGCGACGGCGTCACGGTGCTGGGTATCCTCGGTGAGGCGCCGAAGCTCGATGCCGCCGAAGCCGAGCAGGTCGCGGTGCGCTACGTCAAGCGCGCCAAGAAGATGCAGGTGATCGTCGGCGTCTCCGCGCCGGGCTTTGCCACCATGCGTTCGCTGGCCAAGGCTTCGATGGACGCGGGCGCGGCCGGCGTCATGATCGCGCCGCCGCCTTCGCTCCGCACCGACGACCAGATCATCGGTTATTTCAAGCAGGCAGCCGAGGCGATCGGGCCCGACATTCCGTGGGTGCTGCAGGACTATCCGCTGACGCTGACGGTGGTGTTCACGCCGGCCGTGATCCGCAAGATCGTCATGGACAATCCGAACTGCGTCATGCTCAAGCACGAAGATTGGCCGGGTCTGGAGAAGATCTCGACCCTGCGCGGCTTCCAGAAGGACGGCTCGCTGCGTCCGCTCTCGATCCTCTGCGGCAATGGCGGCACGTTCCTCGATTTCGAGATGGAGCGTGGCGCTGACGGCGCCATGACCGGCTACGCCTTCCCGGAGCTTCTGATCGACGTCGTGAACCTCTCCAAGGCCGGCAAGCGCGATGCGGCACATGACATCTTCGACGCGCATCTACCGCTGATCCGCTACGAGCAGCAGCCCGGCGTCGGCCTGACCGTGCGCAAATACGTACTCCAGAAGCGCGGCATCATCGCCTCCAGCGCCCAGCGCAAGCCCGGTGCGACGATGACGGCGACGGCGAAGGCCGAGGTCGATTATCTGCTGTCGCGCGTCGCCCGTTTCGACAAACGTGCCAATCTCGGCCCGCAATCCAGCGCTGCAGGTTAA
- a CDS encoding SDR family oxidoreductase, protein MGLLDGKVALITGAGGGLGEAYAKLFAREGASVVVNDLGGPRDGSGADKSMAQLVVDAIKAEGGKAVANGADISTMEGGQSVFDDAIKHFGRADILVNNAGILRDQTFAKASESDWDKVIKVHLKGTFCCTMPVFRWMRENGGGVIVNTSSTSGLIGNFGQTNYGAAKGGIWGLSNVLAIEGRKYNIRIWTLAPGALTRMTADLPRYKENPGAALGPDGIAPAVLYMVSDLSGDQTGKVLGVSGPRGVREMRMMEMEGWKPPHSGWKAQDVVEHAKEIFFSEEQIKMGARRF, encoded by the coding sequence ATGGGACTACTCGACGGCAAGGTTGCGCTGATCACCGGCGCGGGCGGGGGGCTCGGTGAGGCCTACGCAAAGCTGTTCGCGCGGGAAGGGGCGTCGGTCGTCGTCAACGACCTCGGCGGGCCTCGCGACGGCTCCGGCGCCGACAAGTCGATGGCGCAGCTTGTGGTGGACGCGATCAAGGCCGAGGGCGGCAAGGCGGTCGCCAACGGCGCCGACATCTCCACCATGGAGGGCGGCCAGTCGGTGTTCGACGACGCCATCAAGCACTTTGGCCGCGCCGATATCTTGGTGAACAACGCCGGCATCCTCCGTGACCAGACCTTCGCAAAAGCCTCGGAGTCGGACTGGGACAAGGTGATCAAGGTGCACCTGAAGGGTACCTTTTGTTGCACCATGCCGGTGTTTCGCTGGATGCGGGAAAACGGCGGCGGCGTCATCGTCAACACCTCCTCGACATCAGGGCTGATCGGCAATTTCGGCCAGACCAATTACGGCGCCGCCAAGGGCGGCATCTGGGGCCTGTCCAACGTGCTGGCGATCGAAGGCCGGAAGTACAACATCCGGATCTGGACGCTGGCCCCGGGCGCCCTGACCCGCATGACCGCAGACCTGCCCCGCTATAAGGAGAACCCCGGCGCGGCGCTGGGGCCGGACGGCATCGCGCCGGCCGTGCTATACATGGTCAGCGACTTGTCGGGCGACCAGACCGGCAAGGTGCTGGGCGTGTCCGGGCCCCGCGGCGTGCGCGAAATGCGGATGATGGAAATGGAAGGCTGGAAACCGCCGCACTCGGGCTGGAAGGCCCAGGACGTCGTTGAGCATGCCAAGGAGATCTTCTTCTCCGAGGAGCAGATCAAGATGGGGGCGCGGCGGTTTTAG
- a CDS encoding MaoC family dehydratase, producing MSARYEELKGLKNIGQKYAYGDREVMLYAYGIGLGADPMDEKELAFVNEGTLTPRPLKVVPTFASVAAWGSGPGEMNLNRVMVVDGERDITFHQPLPVAANITADSSVVEVYDKGKDKGVVIAHQTVLKNEKGEKLATLVASRFARGDGGFGGPNLSQPDPHKIPSRAPDKTIDIVTRPDQALVYRLCGDRNPLHSDPEFAKKAGFPRPILHGMCTYGITCRGVLQTYADYDASAFRQHVARFSSPVYPGETVTMDLWKDGNTISFEAKVKARGVTVIKNGKSVLG from the coding sequence ATGTCCGCCAGATACGAAGAACTCAAGGGCCTGAAAAACATCGGCCAGAAATACGCCTATGGCGATCGCGAGGTGATGCTCTATGCCTATGGCATCGGGCTCGGCGCCGATCCCATGGACGAGAAGGAGCTCGCCTTCGTCAACGAGGGAACGCTGACGCCGCGTCCGCTCAAGGTGGTGCCGACGTTTGCGTCGGTTGCGGCGTGGGGCTCGGGCCCCGGCGAGATGAACCTCAACCGCGTGATGGTGGTCGACGGCGAGCGCGACATCACCTTCCATCAGCCGCTGCCGGTCGCGGCCAACATCACCGCGGACTCCTCCGTTGTCGAGGTCTACGACAAGGGCAAGGACAAGGGCGTCGTCATTGCGCACCAGACCGTACTGAAGAACGAGAAGGGCGAGAAGCTGGCAACGCTGGTGGCCTCGCGCTTCGCCCGCGGCGACGGTGGTTTCGGCGGGCCGAACCTGAGCCAGCCCGATCCGCACAAGATCCCCTCGCGCGCGCCCGACAAGACCATCGACATCGTCACGCGTCCCGACCAGGCGTTGGTCTATCGCCTTTGCGGCGACCGCAACCCGCTGCACTCCGATCCCGAGTTCGCCAAGAAGGCCGGCTTCCCGCGTCCGATCCTGCACGGCATGTGCACCTACGGCATCACCTGCCGCGGCGTGCTGCAGACCTATGCCGACTACGACGCGAGCGCGTTCCGCCAGCACGTCGCGCGGTTCTCCTCGCCAGTCTATCCCGGCGAGACCGTGACCATGGACCTCTGGAAGGACGGCAACACGATCTCGTTCGAGGCCAAGGTGAAGGCGAGGGGCGTCACCGTGATCAAGAACGGCAAGTCGGTGCTGGGTTAG
- a CDS encoding Zn-ribbon domain-containing OB-fold protein — translation MSEAKKYPAPVTNPETAAFWDAAKQGKFMIKRCTACGEAHYFPRSICPFCYSDKTVWEEASGEGTIYTYSLMRKSPTGPYAIGYVTLKEGPSVQTNFVDCDLEKLKIGQKVKVVFKPTDGAPLPFFTVA, via the coding sequence ATGAGTGAAGCGAAGAAGTATCCCGCCCCGGTGACCAATCCGGAAACCGCGGCGTTCTGGGACGCGGCCAAGCAGGGCAAGTTCATGATCAAGCGCTGCACGGCGTGCGGCGAAGCGCACTACTTCCCGCGTTCGATCTGCCCGTTCTGCTATTCGGACAAGACGGTGTGGGAAGAGGCGTCAGGCGAGGGCACGATCTACACGTATAGCCTGATGCGGAAGTCGCCGACCGGTCCCTATGCGATCGGCTACGTCACGCTGAAGGAAGGCCCGTCGGTGCAGACCAATTTCGTCGACTGCGATCTCGAGAAGCTGAAGATCGGCCAGAAGGTGAAGGTGGTGTTCAAGCCGACCGATGGCGCCCCGCTGCCGTTCTTCACGGTGGCCTGA
- a CDS encoding thiolase domain-containing protein: MTIKGKAYIAGIYEHPTRHAPDKSTAQLHAEVAKGAIEDAGLSKDDVDGYFCAGDAPGGAWPMVDYLGLNTKKLRHVDSTETGGCSYIIHLGHAAEAIAAGKCSIALITLAGKPRTGAMPPRAAGAEVDFESAYGATTHNAYGMCAMRHMHDYGTTSEQLAWIKVAASHHAQYNPHAMLKDVVTVEDVLNSPMISDPLHRMDCCVVSDGGGALIVTTPEIAKSLKKPLVKLIGHGEAMKGPRGGKDLDLTYSAGIWSGPRAFEEAGITPKDIKYASIYDSFTITVLMQLEDLGFCKKGEGGKFVADGNLISGVGKLPFNTDGGGLCSNHPVNRGGMTKIIEAVRQLRGEAHPKVQVKNCDLAIAHGTGGLLGVRHAASTAILERV, translated from the coding sequence TTGACCATCAAGGGCAAGGCCTACATTGCCGGGATCTACGAACACCCGACCCGGCATGCGCCGGACAAATCCACCGCCCAGCTTCACGCCGAGGTCGCCAAGGGCGCGATCGAGGATGCCGGGCTCAGCAAGGACGATGTTGACGGCTATTTCTGCGCGGGCGATGCGCCCGGCGGCGCCTGGCCGATGGTCGATTATCTCGGGCTGAACACCAAAAAACTCCGCCACGTCGATTCCACCGAGACCGGCGGCTGTTCCTACATCATCCATCTTGGCCATGCGGCTGAGGCCATCGCGGCGGGCAAGTGCTCGATCGCGTTGATCACGCTGGCCGGCAAGCCGCGCACCGGCGCGATGCCGCCGCGCGCAGCGGGCGCCGAGGTCGATTTCGAGTCCGCTTACGGCGCGACCACGCACAATGCCTATGGCATGTGTGCCATGCGCCATATGCACGACTATGGCACCACGAGCGAGCAGCTCGCCTGGATCAAGGTCGCGGCCTCGCATCACGCGCAATACAATCCACATGCGATGCTCAAGGACGTCGTCACCGTCGAGGACGTCCTGAACTCGCCGATGATCTCCGATCCGCTGCATCGCATGGATTGCTGCGTCGTCTCCGACGGCGGCGGCGCGCTGATCGTGACGACGCCCGAGATTGCCAAGAGCCTGAAGAAGCCGCTGGTCAAGCTGATCGGCCATGGCGAGGCGATGAAGGGCCCGCGCGGCGGCAAGGATCTCGATCTCACTTACTCCGCCGGAATCTGGTCCGGCCCGCGCGCGTTCGAGGAAGCCGGCATCACGCCGAAGGATATCAAATACGCCTCGATCTATGACAGCTTCACCATCACCGTCTTGATGCAGCTCGAGGACCTCGGCTTCTGCAAGAAGGGCGAGGGTGGCAAGTTCGTCGCCGACGGCAATCTGATCTCCGGTGTCGGCAAGCTGCCGTTCAACACCGACGGCGGCGGTCTCTGCAGCAACCATCCCGTCAACCGCGGCGGCATGACCAAGATCATCGAGGCTGTCAGGCAGCTGCGCGGCGAGGCGCATCCGAAGGTGCAGGTCAAGAATTGCGATCTCGCCATCGCTCACGGCACCGGCGGCCTTTTGGGTGTTCGCCACGCCGCCTCGACGGCCATTCTGGAGCGCGTGTGA